In a genomic window of Occallatibacter riparius:
- a CDS encoding sulfite exporter TauE/SafE family protein yields the protein MTVLTFTVAVWAISLLAGFLGALTGLGGGVVVVPALTILLGVDIKYAIGASLVSVIATSSGAAAAYVREGFSNVRIGMFLEIATTIGAIAGAWLAAFTSTHIIAIVFGVVLIQSAWQSLFGSHHGSGPAESDALGARLRLAGDYPENGQSCEYGVRNVKTGFSLMFGAGALSGLLGIGSGAVKVIAMDRAMRIPFKVSTTTSNFMIGVTAAASAGVYLSRGYIDPRVAMPVMLGVLAGAFLGSKVLVHAPVRTLRIVFGVVILVMAIEMIINGITGKV from the coding sequence ATGACTGTCCTGACCTTCACCGTCGCTGTCTGGGCCATTTCGCTCCTCGCAGGTTTCCTGGGAGCGCTCACCGGGCTTGGCGGCGGAGTTGTCGTTGTTCCCGCACTCACCATCCTGCTTGGCGTTGACATCAAATACGCGATCGGCGCATCGCTGGTTTCTGTCATCGCCACTTCCTCGGGTGCGGCCGCGGCATACGTGCGCGAGGGCTTCTCTAACGTCCGCATCGGCATGTTCCTTGAAATCGCCACTACCATCGGCGCCATTGCCGGAGCGTGGCTGGCCGCATTCACCAGCACTCACATCATCGCGATCGTGTTCGGCGTCGTACTGATTCAATCGGCATGGCAGTCCCTGTTCGGCAGCCATCACGGCAGCGGCCCAGCGGAATCCGACGCCCTCGGCGCGCGCCTCCGCCTCGCCGGCGACTATCCCGAAAACGGTCAGAGTTGTGAATACGGCGTCCGCAACGTTAAAACGGGCTTCAGCCTGATGTTCGGCGCCGGAGCGCTCTCCGGCCTACTTGGCATCGGCTCCGGAGCGGTCAAGGTGATCGCCATGGACCGCGCCATGCGCATTCCCTTCAAGGTATCCACCACCACCAGCAATTTCATGATTGGAGTCACAGCCGCTGCAAGCGCCGGAGTCTACCTGAGTCGCGGCTATATAGACCCCCGCGTCGCAATGCCCGTCATGCTCGGCGTTCTTGCCGGAGCTTTCCTCGGCAGTAAGGTCCTTGTCCACGCCCCGGTGCGCACCCTGCGCATCGTCTTCGGCGTGGTCATCCTCGTTATGGCGATTGAGATGATCATCAACGGCATCACGGGAAAGGTTTAG
- a CDS encoding ribonuclease J produces MQTNKLKIIPLGGLGEFGMNCLALQWEDDILVIDAGLMFPESELLGVDIVVPDITYLVENKEKIRAIVLTHGHEDHIGGLPWILSEIKVPVYATEFTLAYVEGKLEEHHLLDETELIEIAPKQKFTIGPFIIEPIRVTHSLVDCVALAVETPVGIVIHTGDFKIDLSPLDDHAFDLHTFAEYGKRGVLALLQDSTNVERPGYTPSERAVRPRLDEIFSRARKKLFFSCFSSSIYRIRIAMELAREHKRKVCIIGRSMVESTEIAQDLGYLDVPTGLVINPGQMKDYPVDQLMVLISGTQGEPMSALSRAAVDNHKHARVDKGDTVVLSSRIIPGNEKGIFRVIDHLYRRDANVIYDDGSHGLIHVSGHGSQEEMRLLINLVKPKFFIPVHGDYRYLRRHAQIAMETGSVEHAIVIEDGDVLELDRDDARKIDKVTAGRVLIDSGSSIDVVEDLVIRDRRILSEDGIVLAILAINKRTGIVERTPEVVMRGFAAGDITEEARMCVMKTLDSLSGEEKTDYGMVKEKVRVDLKRLIQKSTGRRPLIMPVILEI; encoded by the coding sequence ATGCAGACTAACAAGCTGAAAATCATACCTTTGGGCGGACTGGGCGAGTTCGGCATGAACTGCCTTGCCCTGCAGTGGGAAGACGATATCCTCGTCATTGACGCCGGCCTCATGTTCCCCGAGAGCGAGCTGCTCGGGGTTGACATCGTCGTGCCGGACATCACCTATCTCGTCGAGAACAAGGAAAAAATCCGCGCCATCGTCCTGACCCACGGCCACGAGGATCACATCGGCGGCCTGCCGTGGATCCTCAGCGAAATCAAGGTTCCCGTCTACGCGACCGAGTTCACCCTCGCCTATGTGGAGGGCAAGCTTGAAGAGCATCACCTGCTGGACGAGACCGAACTGATCGAGATCGCGCCCAAGCAGAAGTTCACCATTGGACCGTTCATTATCGAGCCCATCCGCGTCACGCATTCCCTGGTGGATTGTGTTGCTCTCGCCGTCGAGACGCCGGTCGGCATCGTTATCCATACCGGTGACTTCAAGATCGATCTCTCGCCGCTCGACGACCACGCGTTCGATCTGCACACCTTCGCCGAGTATGGCAAGCGCGGCGTTCTCGCCCTGCTGCAGGACTCCACCAACGTGGAGCGTCCAGGCTATACGCCCTCGGAACGCGCTGTCCGCCCGCGGCTCGATGAAATCTTTTCGCGCGCGCGTAAGAAGCTGTTCTTCTCCTGTTTTTCGTCCTCCATCTACCGGATCCGCATCGCCATGGAGTTGGCGCGCGAGCACAAGCGCAAGGTCTGCATCATCGGCCGCTCCATGGTTGAAAGCACTGAGATCGCTCAGGACCTCGGCTATCTCGACGTCCCGACCGGCCTGGTCATCAACCCCGGCCAGATGAAGGACTACCCTGTCGACCAGCTTATGGTGCTCATCAGCGGTACGCAGGGCGAACCCATGAGCGCCCTAAGCCGTGCGGCCGTGGACAACCACAAGCATGCGCGCGTCGATAAAGGCGACACCGTCGTCCTCAGTTCACGCATCATTCCCGGCAACGAAAAGGGTATCTTCCGCGTAATCGATCACCTTTACCGCCGCGACGCCAACGTCATCTACGATGACGGCTCGCACGGACTAATCCACGTCTCCGGACACGGCAGCCAAGAAGAGATGCGCCTGCTCATCAACCTGGTGAAGCCGAAATTCTTCATCCCCGTGCACGGCGACTACCGCTACCTCCGCCGCCACGCACAGATCGCCATGGAGACCGGCTCGGTCGAGCACGCCATCGTGATTGAAGACGGCGACGTGCTCGAACTCGATCGGGACGATGCGCGCAAAATCGACAAGGTCACCGCCGGCCGCGTACTGATCGACTCCGGCTCGTCAATTGATGTTGTCGAGGATCTCGTGATTCGCGATCGCCGCATTTTGTCGGAAGACGGCATCGTGCTCGCCATCCTGGCCATCAACAAGCGGACCGGAATCGTCGAGCGCACACCGGAAGTTGTGATGCGCGGCTTCGCCGCAGGCGACATCACCGAAGAAGCGCGCATGTGCGTCATGAAGACGTTGGACAGCCTCAGCGGTGAGGAGAAAACCGACTACGGCATGGTCAAGGAAAAGGTGCGAGTCGATCTCAAGCGTCTGATCCAGAAGAGCACCGGCCGCCGTCCGCTGATCATGCCCGTCATCCTGGAAATCTGA
- a CDS encoding alpha/beta hydrolase: MRKTMAVLAVLLTICGFAGAQQKEPCATPGENNAWLGIETIRLWPGDAPQAKGSDCWDVPTLTIVRPQPGHGNGSAVVVLPGGSYAHLAANLEGRQVADWFTSRGFTAFILQYRLSSHGYLLPIPLLDARRAVQTVRARATDYKIDLNRIAIIGFSAGGHLAALASVQPAPGDPAAADPLERVSSRPNYLILGYPWIGAISSDTSHLSYCKLFDVMDRCEALRAAYSPDLFVTKETPPTFWWHTADDGLVPVQQGLRFYEALLKAGVPAEGHIFAHGQHGTGLGTGDPSLDQWPALLETWLRKQGLIPAVIK, from the coding sequence ATGCGGAAGACGATGGCGGTATTGGCTGTGCTCTTGACGATCTGCGGGTTCGCGGGCGCTCAGCAGAAAGAACCTTGCGCCACCCCGGGCGAAAACAATGCGTGGCTAGGGATTGAGACAATCCGGCTGTGGCCAGGCGATGCGCCCCAGGCGAAGGGCAGCGATTGCTGGGACGTTCCGACGCTGACCATTGTGCGGCCCCAACCGGGACACGGAAATGGGTCGGCGGTAGTCGTGCTGCCGGGCGGCTCCTACGCGCATCTGGCGGCAAACCTGGAGGGCCGGCAGGTTGCGGACTGGTTCACGTCACGGGGGTTCACGGCGTTCATTCTGCAGTACCGGCTGAGCTCGCATGGATATCTGCTGCCGATTCCACTGCTGGATGCGCGGCGGGCGGTGCAGACGGTGCGGGCGCGGGCAACAGATTACAAAATTGATTTGAATCGCATAGCCATCATTGGGTTTTCGGCGGGAGGACATCTTGCGGCCTTGGCCAGCGTGCAGCCGGCACCTGGCGATCCCGCGGCGGCGGATCCGCTGGAGCGGGTTTCGAGCCGGCCCAATTATCTGATTCTGGGGTATCCGTGGATTGGGGCGATCTCCAGCGATACTTCGCACCTGAGCTACTGCAAATTGTTCGACGTCATGGACCGGTGCGAGGCACTGCGTGCGGCGTACTCTCCTGATCTCTTTGTCACGAAAGAGACCCCGCCGACGTTCTGGTGGCACACAGCCGATGACGGGCTGGTGCCGGTACAGCAGGGACTGCGCTTCTACGAGGCACTGCTGAAAGCCGGCGTGCCGGCCGAAGGCCACATTTTTGCGCATGGGCAGCACGGGACTGGGCTCGGCACGGGCGATCCCTCACTGGACCAATGGCCTGCGCTGCTGGAAACGTGGTTGCGCAAGCAGGGGCTGATTCCGGCGGTGATCAAATAG
- the nuoI gene encoding NADH-quinone oxidoreductase subunit NuoI translates to MSIVRNIAGIAKGMSITFGEMLQPTQVENYPDGPGPLRGAKFEQRYRGAHVLQRDENGLEKCVACFLCAAACPSNCIYIEADENTEEKRISSSERYAKVYNIDYNRCIFCGYCVEACPTDAITHGHGFELATLNATNLVMRKEDMLTPFQARTEEK, encoded by the coding sequence ATGTCGATTGTGCGCAATATCGCGGGCATTGCGAAGGGCATGAGCATCACGTTCGGCGAGATGCTGCAGCCCACGCAGGTGGAAAACTATCCCGACGGTCCCGGCCCGCTGCGTGGCGCCAAATTCGAACAGCGCTACCGCGGGGCGCACGTTCTGCAGCGCGACGAGAACGGCTTGGAAAAGTGCGTGGCGTGCTTCCTGTGCGCTGCTGCCTGCCCCTCGAACTGCATTTACATCGAGGCAGACGAGAACACCGAGGAAAAGCGAATCTCGTCGTCCGAGCGGTACGCGAAGGTGTACAACATCGACTACAACCGCTGCATCTTCTGCGGTTATTGCGTCGAAGCTTGCCCGACCGATGCCATCACGCATGGGCACGGGTTTGAGCTCGCCACGCTGAACGCCACCAATCTGGTGATGCGCAAGGAAGACATGCTGACGCCATTCCAGGCGCGGACGGAAGAGAAGTAA